From the Actinomadura luzonensis genome, the window CGCAGCATCAGCGGCACCATGACCTCGGCCGCGAAGAACGCCCCGGCGGCCAGCCCGCGCAGCCCCACCACGGACGGCAGCCCGCGGGCGGCCCGCAGCGTCCCGGCGGGCAGCAGCCTCGGCAGCGCCACGGCCAGCACCGCCAGCCCGGCGGCCAGCAGGATCCACCGCCAGGAGCCGCCGCCCTCGCCGGTGCCGCCGCTGCCGTACTGCATGAGCCCGGCCCCCACCGCGGTCACCGCCGCCCACGCGACCTTCGCCGCCAGCCCGGGGGCGGGCGCGCGCTGCCCGCCGCTGACCGGCTGCCCGGCCAGCCCGCGCAGCAGCACCAGCCCGGCCGCCACGGTCAGGACCGGCACCAGCAGGAACACCCACCGCCAGCCGAGCGTGTCGGTCACCACGCCCACGACGGCCGGCCCGACCATCGACGGCACCACCCACGCCGTCGCGAACAACGAGAACACCTTCGGGTGCAGGCTCTCGGGATAGACCCGCGCCACCACCACGTACAGGGCCACGCTGACCAGCGCCCCGCCGAAGCCCTGCACGAAGCGCCCGGCGATCAGCACCTCCATGCTCGGCGCGAGGCCGGCCACCGCCAGGCCGGCGGCGAACCCGGCCACGCCCGTCCACAGCGGCGCGCGCGGCCCGCGCAGGTCCGCCCACCGCCCGCCGAGCACCGTGCCGACCACGCTCGCCGCCATCGCCCCGCTGAAGGCCAGCCCGTACAGCTCGACGCCGCCCAGCTCCTCGGCGACGACCGGCATCGCGGTCGCGACCGCCATGTACTCGAGGGCCACCAGCGACATCATCGCCACCAGGCCCGCCGTCAAAGCTTTCCTCGTCATGCCGCGAACCTACGACGTCCCGCCGCGCGGCACCTCCAGCGGGGGTGCCGGGACGGCTCGGCAATTGGACCTAGGACCCCGGTCGAGGGCGCGCCCGCCGCAGCGGGACGGTGACGCTCGTCGTGGTGCCTTCACCGGGGACCCCGTTGACGGTCAGGCGGCCGCCCAGCCCGGCGATCCCGGCGGCCCGCCCGCGCAGCCGCGCCCGCAGCGCCTCCGCCGCCGTGCCTGAGCCGTCGTTGCTGACCGTCAGGCGCAGCCTGCCGGGGGACCGGGTGAAGGACACGGTGAGGGCGAGCGAGACGACGCGGGCCGTCGCCTGCCGCTCCACCTCCTCCAGGATCTCGTCGAGCGTGCCGTGGACCAGCTCGGCGACCGTGGCGGGGAGGGGCCGCCGCGGCAGGGCCCAGATCTCGATCGCGATGCCGGACCGCGCCGACCAGCCCGCCAGGTGCTCCGCCAGGGTGTGCCGGAGCGGGTCCTGCGGCGAGCCGTCCTTCCTCCCCCGTCCGCCGAGCACGGCCGTCACCGGCGCCACGCCTGCTCCGCGGTGCTCCCGCACGGCCACTGGACGGCGGCCTTGCCCTTGCGCCTCTCGCCGCCCCCGATGGCCAGGCACATGCCGGTGGCCCTGTTGCGCAGCCGCTGCATGCCGTCGTAGACCCACTCCTGCGCCAGGCCGCCGTCCGTGCACGGCCACTGGATCGCCGCCTTCCCCCGCTTCTTCTCGCCGCGCCCGATGGCCAGGCACAGGCCGGTCTTGGCGTTCACCAGCCGGCGGTCGGCGCGATGGATCCAGCGCTGCGACTTGCTGCCGATGCACGGCCACTGGATGGCGGCCTTGCCGGCCTTCACCTCTCCCCGGCCGATGGCCAGGCACATGCCGGTCGCGCCGTTGACGTAGGCCCGGCCCGCGGCGGCCGCGGCCGGCGCCGCCTGCGCGGGCGCGGCCGGCGGCAGGCTCAGCAGGGTCAGGGCGGTCACGACCGCGGCGGCGGTCCTGGAGCTCGTACGCATGGACGTCCTTTCGTGAGGTCGGTCTCCGGCGGCCGGCGAGGAGCGGAACCCCCTGATCGCTTGCCCCTCCGGAGCTTGTGACCCCAGGATCATGACGGCGACGTTGTTCGGCACCCCTGATCAGGGCGGCAAACAACGCGTCGCGTGGCGAGCCGTCCAGAGAACGGAGATCCGGAACGGTGGTGGGCCGTCGTGAGACCCCGCTGGACCCGGCGGCGGGCCCGGTGCAGCGCTTCGCCGCCGCGCTGCGCGAGCTCCGCCGGGAGGCGGGCGGGCTCACCTACCGGGCCATGGCGGCGCGCGCCGGCTACTCGGTCACCACGCTGTCGCAGGCGGCCGCGGGCGAGCGCCTGCCGTCGCTGCCCGTCGTCCTCGCCTTCGTACGGGCCTGCGGCGGGGACGCGGCGGAGTGGGAGCGCCGCTGGCACGAGGCCGCCGAGGCGGCGGCCCGCGAGCGGGCGGCCGAGGAGGAGCCCGCGGCCGGGCCGTACCTGGGGCTGGCCGCCTACGGCACCGGCGACGCCGGGCGCTTCTTCGGCCGCGACCGCCTGGTGGAGGAGCTGCGCGAGCTGCTGGAACGGCACCGGTTCGCCGCCGTGTTCGGCCCGTCGGGCAGCGGCAAGTCGTCCCTGCTGCGCGCCGGGCTCGCGGCCGGGGCCGGCCCGTGCCTGCTCCTCACGCCCGGCGAGCACCCGATGCGGCACGCCGGCCGGCTCGCCCCGGGCGAGGACGGGACGCTGGTGGTGGTCGACCAGTTCGAGGAGGTCTTCACCCTCTGCCGGGACCCGGCCGAGCGCGGCCGGTTCGTCGACCTGCTGCTCGCCGCCCGCGGCGGCCGGCCCGTGGTCATCGCGGTCCGCGCCGACTTCTACGGCCGCTGCGCCGAGCACCGCGAGCTGACCGCCGCCCTGCGCGAGGCCAACGTGCTGGTGGGCCCGATGCGGCCGGAGGAGCTGCGCGAGGCGATCGTCCGGCCGGCCATGGCCGAGGGCCTGACGGTGGAGCGGGCGCTGACGGCCGCCGTCGTCGCCGACGTCGCCGAGGAGCCCGGGGCGCTGCCGCTGATGTCGCACGCGCTGCGTGAGGTGTGGCGGCGGCGCACCGGCAAGCTGCTGACCCTGGACGCCTACCGCAGCGTGGGCAGGCTGCACGGCGCGATCAGCCACACCGCCGAGGAGGTGTACGCCGCGATGTCGCCGGCGCAGGCGCGGATCGCCCGGCGGGTCCTGCTCCGGCTGATCAACCCCGGCGAGCAGGCCCAGGACACCCGCCGCCCGGCAGCGCGGGCCGAGCTGGACCCGTACGGGGACCCCGACGTCGCGCTGGTCATCGAGCGCCTGGCCGGGGCCAGGCTGCTCACGCTGCACGAGGACGGCGTGCAGCTCGCGCACGAGGCGCTGATCGAGTCGTGGCCGCGGCTGCGCGGCTGGGTGGACGAGGGACGCGAACGGCTGCGCGTGCATCGGCGGCTGACCGAGGCGGCCCAGGCGTGGCAGGCGCACGGCCGGGACGCCGGGCTGCTCTACCGGGGCGTCCGGCTGGCCGAGGCGACCAGGCTGTTCCCTGAACCGGACGAGCGGCCCGACGGCCAGGACGTCCTCACGCCTCTGGAGCGCGGCTTCGTCGAGGCGAGCGCGGCGCTGGCCCGGCGCGCCTCCCGCCGGCGGGTGGCCGTCGCGGCGGCCCTGGTGGTGCTGCTGGCCGCCTCCGTGGCCGCGGCGGGCGTCGCCGTCCGCCAGGCGGGCCTGGCCGACGACCGCCTCCAGGAGGCGACGGCCCGGCTGGCCGCCAGGCGCGCGGCCGCGCTGCGGCTGAGCGACCCGCGCCTGGCCCGCCGGTTGAGCGCCGCCGCCTGGCGGATCGCCCCGGTGGCCGAGGCCAGGAGCGAGCTGATCGACTCGCTGGCGCTGCCGCTGGTGGACGTCTTCACCGTCCCCTACCCGCCGACGGACCTCGTGTCCGCGCTCAGCGTGGACGGCGCCAGGCTGGCCGTCTTCACCCCCGGCGGGCCGGGCGAGCCGGCCGTCCTGCGCGTGCTCGACCTGGCCACGAGGAAGGAGACCGCGGCCACGACGTGGCGGGGGCGGGAGGTCCACGGACTGGTGTGGAGCCCGGACGGCCGAACCCTGGCCGTGTACGACGAGGGCGACACCCGGTTCTGGGCGGTGCGGGGCGGCCGGCTGACGGACCTCGGCGTGCGGATCCCCCGGCTGACCCCGTCGGAGTTCAGCCCGGACGGACGCCGGCTCATCGGCATCCGCGACGAGTCGAGCGAGGTCTGGAACGTCGCCGACGGCACGCGGGCGCTCGGCGAGCCGGTCGCCGCCATCAGCCCCGACGGCCGGCTGGCCGTGGTCATCCCGCCGCGGGACGAGCTGCGGGCGACGTCCTCCGGCGGCGGGACCGGCCCGGCGGGACAGGTGGAGCTGTGGGACCTCGACCGGCGCGCGCGGCTGCCGGCCCCCTGGCTGGACGGGAGCGCCACGGACGCCGTGTTCAGCCCCGACGGCAGGCGCCTGGCCCTCGCCGCCGACCACGAGGTCCGGGTCTTCCACCTCCCCTCCGGCAAGGAGGTCCTGCCGCCGCTGCCGCCGGCCGCCGGGCACCTGGAGTTCAGCCCCGACAGCCGGTTCCTGGTCGGGACGCAGGCCGAGGGCCGGGTGACCCTGTGGCGGGCGGACGACGGCGCCGAGCTGACGCGGTCCCCGCTCCCGCAGGCGACGACGGCGCCCGACGCCCGGATCACCCCGGACGGCCGGCTCCTCCGGGTCCTCGGACAGTACGGCACGGTGATCACCCTCGACGTCTCGCCCGCCACCCGCCCGGCGGTGCTCGCGCCGGGAACCGACCAGCGGCTGCTCAGCCCCGACGGTCGCCTGCTGGTGACGGCCGGCCGCCGCGACGGCCGGTCGGAGGTGCGCGTCTGGGACGTCGCCGCGCGCAGGCCCGTGAGCGGCCCGCTGCCCCTCGACGGCCACCCGGACCAGGGCTCCGGCGAGACGGGGTACGTCCCGGCGTTCAGCCCCGACGGGCGGATCCTCGCGCTCTCCCACCCCCTGTCCCCCACGGTGACCCTGTGGGACGCCACGACCGGCCGCGGCCTCGGCACGTTCCGCGCGCACGACCCGGACGCCATCGGGATCATGTCGCTGACGTTCTCCCCCGACGGCGGGACCGTCGTGTTCGCCACCACCAGCTCGCACCTCGGCGACGGGCTGAGCGACTTCGACCTGGAAGTGTGGGACGTGCGAGCCCGGAGCTGGCTCCGCACCGTCCCCGGCGCGGGATCGGGAATCCCGATCTTCGAGCCGGACGGGCGGCGGCTGCTGGTGGACTCCTCCGCGCAGGGCCGCCTCGCGATCGACACCGCCACCGGGCAGGTGCTCCGGCGGCCGTACGACGTGCGCTCCGAGGGCGAGATCCTGTTCGTCGAGGACCGGGCGGCCGTCGGCGACCCCGACGGGATCCTGACGTTCTGGGACAGGGAACTGCGCCGCCCCCTCACCCCGCCGCAGAACGCCCACCTGGGGCCGATCAACGCCCTCGTCCCCTACCCGCCGGGCCGGCTGCTGGCCACCGTCGCCGGTGCGGGCGAGTCAGGCGTGCGGCTCTGGGACTGGCGCGGCAACCAGCCGGTGGCCACGCCGATCGACTTCACCGGCGATTCCGTGCCGGCCGTGGCGTTCACCCGCACGACGCTGCTCGTCTCCACCGCCGACGGGATGCTGCGGGAGATCGTCGTCGACCCCGACACCGCCGTCGCGGCGATCTGCCGCCGGGACGGGGCCCTGTCCCCGGCCGAGTGGCGGGAGCAGATCCCCGAGCTGCCCTACCAGGACGCCTGCCGGGCCCCGCCGTCGCGCTGAGCCCTGCCCGGCACGCGGCGGGCCCCGCCGTCGCGCTGAGGCCCGCTGAGCGCGGGGCGGGACCCGCCGTCGCGCTGAGGGCGGCCTGGCGCGCGGCGGGACCCTGTACCCGCGATCACTCCGAGACGCCCAGCTTCTCCAGGATCATCTGCCGGGCGCGGGCCGCGTCGGCCTTGCCCTTGCTGGCCCGCATCACGCCGCCGACCAGCGCTCCGGCCGCCGCGATCTTCCCGGAGCGCACCTTGTCGGCCGCGTCGGCGTTGTCGGCCAGCACCTGGTCGATGATCGCCGACAGCTCGCCCTCGTCGTTGACGATCCGCAGCCCGCGCGCCTCGACGACCTCGTCCGGCGTGCCCTCGCCGCCGAGCACGCCCTCCAGCACCTCGCGCGCCAGCTTGTCGTTGAGCGCCCCGGAGGCCACCAGCTCGGTCACCCGCGCGACCTGGGCGGGGGTGATGGCCAGCTCGGACAGCGGCACGCCGCTCTCGTTGGCGCGCCTGGCCAGCTCGCCCATCCACCACTTGCGCGCGTCGGCCGCCGGCGCGCCCGCCGCCACGGTCGCCTCGACCAGGTCGAACGCGTCGGCGTTGTGCATGGCCTGCATGTCGAGGTCGGACAGCTTCCACTCGGCCTGCAGCCGCTTGCGCCGGGCCGACGGCAGCTCGGGCAGCGCCGCCTTCAGCTCGGCCACCCACGCCGGGTCGGGCGCGATCGGCACCAGGTCGGGCTCGGGAAAGTACCGGTAGTCCTGCGCCTCCTCCTTGGACCGGCCGGACGTGGTGGTGCCGGTGTCCTCGTGGAAGTGCCGGGTCTCCTGGATGATCTTCCCGCCCTCG encodes:
- a CDS encoding MFS transporter; translated protein: MTRKALTAGLVAMMSLVALEYMAVATAMPVVAEELGGVELYGLAFSGAMAASVVGTVLGGRWADLRGPRAPLWTGVAGFAAGLAVAGLAPSMEVLIAGRFVQGFGGALVSVALYVVVARVYPESLHPKVFSLFATAWVVPSMVGPAVVGVVTDTLGWRWVFLLVPVLTVAAGLVLLRGLAGQPVSGGQRAPAPGLAAKVAWAAVTAVGAGLMQYGSGGTGEGGGSWRWILLAAGLAVLAVALPRLLPAGTLRAARGLPSVVGLRGLAAGAFFAAEVMVPLMLREQRGLSTTAAGLVLTGGALSWSFASWLQGREVFGQRTNLRLGAGMIALGVLVMGAVTVPAVPVAVAYPAWIVTGFGIGLVYPTLSVLTLELSAPGEQGENSSALQVGESVFSVVSVAVTGALFAAAGSGYWAVFAATLAMALAGLAIAPRAFRAKASGTGPAGAAEPVAGEVSRSG
- a CDS encoding RICIN domain-containing protein, whose translation is MRTSSRTAAAVVTALTLLSLPPAAPAQAAPAAAAAGRAYVNGATGMCLAIGRGEVKAGKAAIQWPCIGSKSQRWIHRADRRLVNAKTGLCLAIGRGEKKRGKAAIQWPCTDGGLAQEWVYDGMQRLRNRATGMCLAIGGGERRKGKAAVQWPCGSTAEQAWRR
- a CDS encoding nSTAND1 domain-containing NTPase, translating into MVGRRETPLDPAAGPVQRFAAALRELRREAGGLTYRAMAARAGYSVTTLSQAAAGERLPSLPVVLAFVRACGGDAAEWERRWHEAAEAAARERAAEEEPAAGPYLGLAAYGTGDAGRFFGRDRLVEELRELLERHRFAAVFGPSGSGKSSLLRAGLAAGAGPCLLLTPGEHPMRHAGRLAPGEDGTLVVVDQFEEVFTLCRDPAERGRFVDLLLAARGGRPVVIAVRADFYGRCAEHRELTAALREANVLVGPMRPEELREAIVRPAMAEGLTVERALTAAVVADVAEEPGALPLMSHALREVWRRRTGKLLTLDAYRSVGRLHGAISHTAEEVYAAMSPAQARIARRVLLRLINPGEQAQDTRRPAARAELDPYGDPDVALVIERLAGARLLTLHEDGVQLAHEALIESWPRLRGWVDEGRERLRVHRRLTEAAQAWQAHGRDAGLLYRGVRLAEATRLFPEPDERPDGQDVLTPLERGFVEASAALARRASRRRVAVAAALVVLLAASVAAAGVAVRQAGLADDRLQEATARLAARRAAALRLSDPRLARRLSAAAWRIAPVAEARSELIDSLALPLVDVFTVPYPPTDLVSALSVDGARLAVFTPGGPGEPAVLRVLDLATRKETAATTWRGREVHGLVWSPDGRTLAVYDEGDTRFWAVRGGRLTDLGVRIPRLTPSEFSPDGRRLIGIRDESSEVWNVADGTRALGEPVAAISPDGRLAVVIPPRDELRATSSGGGTGPAGQVELWDLDRRARLPAPWLDGSATDAVFSPDGRRLALAADHEVRVFHLPSGKEVLPPLPPAAGHLEFSPDSRFLVGTQAEGRVTLWRADDGAELTRSPLPQATTAPDARITPDGRLLRVLGQYGTVITLDVSPATRPAVLAPGTDQRLLSPDGRLLVTAGRRDGRSEVRVWDVAARRPVSGPLPLDGHPDQGSGETGYVPAFSPDGRILALSHPLSPTVTLWDATTGRGLGTFRAHDPDAIGIMSLTFSPDGGTVVFATTSSHLGDGLSDFDLEVWDVRARSWLRTVPGAGSGIPIFEPDGRRLLVDSSAQGRLAIDTATGQVLRRPYDVRSEGEILFVEDRAAVGDPDGILTFWDRELRRPLTPPQNAHLGPINALVPYPPGRLLATVAGAGESGVRLWDWRGNQPVATPIDFTGDSVPAVAFTRTTLLVSTADGMLREIVVDPDTAVAAICRRDGALSPAEWREQIPELPYQDACRAPPSR